Proteins from a genomic interval of Nocardioidaceae bacterium:
- a CDS encoding DUF2277 domain-containing protein — protein MCRNIRTLHNFEPPATAEEIEAAALQYVRKISGSTKPSQANQAAFDAAVAGIARLTDELLEQLVTPAPPKDREVEAAKARARAAVRYGR, from the coding sequence ATGTGCCGCAACATCCGCACCCTCCACAACTTCGAGCCGCCCGCCACCGCCGAGGAGATCGAGGCGGCTGCGCTGCAGTACGTGCGCAAGATCAGCGGGTCCACGAAGCCGTCGCAGGCCAACCAGGCCGCCTTCGACGCGGCCGTCGCCGGCATCGCCCGCCTCACCGACGAGCTGCTCGAGCAGCTGGTGACACCGGCACCTCCCAAGGACCGCGAGGTCGAGGCCGCGAAGGCCCGCGCCCGTGCGGCCGTGCGGTATGGCCGCTGA
- a CDS encoding DUF4385 domain-containing protein, with the protein MPRRVPARADTHATARLGFTLGGFGQWGAMWKADPEHDYRAHPEDYRVDRGEMGVLTVQPYKSELLPHWRFADPEKATESARRISEMFRAYVDERDVVGADMARKYLQMGYTRARRYANHPGGKKYDGPVPEDKSGQSGAHGREELPRGPEDRVKAESARIFKEAWETAEADPWYAEAKAEHKERYG; encoded by the coding sequence GTGCCACGACGCGTCCCAGCGCGCGCAGACACCCACGCAACTGCTCGCCTCGGCTTCACGCTCGGGGGGTTCGGGCAGTGGGGGGCCATGTGGAAGGCCGATCCCGAGCACGACTACCGCGCGCACCCGGAGGACTACCGGGTCGACCGCGGCGAGATGGGGGTGCTCACGGTGCAGCCGTACAAGAGTGAGCTGCTGCCCCACTGGCGCTTCGCCGACCCGGAGAAGGCGACCGAGTCCGCGCGGCGGATCAGCGAGATGTTCCGCGCCTACGTCGACGAGCGCGACGTCGTCGGCGCCGACATGGCGCGCAAGTACCTGCAGATGGGCTACACCCGGGCCCGGCGCTACGCGAACCACCCGGGCGGCAAGAAGTACGACGGGCCCGTGCCTGAGGACAAGAGTGGTCAGTCCGGCGCGCACGGTCGCGAGGAGCTGCCGCGCGGTCCCGAGGACCGGGTGAAGGCCGAGTCCGCCCGCATCTTCAAGGAGGCCTGGGAGACGGCCGAGGCCGACCCCTGGTACGCCGAGGCCAAGGCCGAGCACAAGGAGCGGTACGGCTGA